A genomic region of Columba livia isolate bColLiv1 breed racing homer unplaced genomic scaffold, bColLiv1.pat.W.v2 Scaffold_95, whole genome shotgun sequence contains the following coding sequences:
- the LOC135578186 gene encoding maestro heat-like repeat-containing protein family member 2B, with amino-acid sequence MISVVSHAAETHFNLVLDTVTAFTRDRFYETSTGWKAQLPQGTERPQATRAALMCVYSGIALRAPREQLLARVDREIMGTILQLSRVTQREMQLKLALVQSVTEVSSAIQTVGDAGSFELSSKQEVTQTLLDWIKEEPADSLVYGVFQALEELSKLRPALSREENRSLLAVCCQAVLSSPSFLLNGENICEAPARTAAEW; translated from the exons ATGATTTCTGTGGTGTCCCATGCTGCTGAGACCCACTTCAACCTGGTCTTGGACACAGTGACCGCTTTTACCAGAGACAGGTTTTATGAGACTTCCACGGGCTGGAAG GCACAGCTGCCGCAGGGCACAGAGAGACCTCAGGCCACTCGTGCTGCTCTGATGTGCGTGTACAGCGGCATCGCTCTGCGTgcccccagggagcagctgctcgCCCGTGTGGATAGGGAGATCATGGGCACCATCCTGCAGCTCTCCAGAGTCACACAGAGG GAGATGCAGCTCAAGCTCGCCCTGGTGCAGAGTGTCACTGAGgtcagctctgccatccagacTGTGGGTGATGCTGGCAGCTTTGAGCTGTCCTCGAAGCAGGAGGTGACACAGACCCTGCTG GACTGGATCAAGGAGGAGCCTGCGGACTCCCTGGTGTACGGAGTGTTTCAGGCCCTGGAGGAGTTGAG CAAGCTGAGGCCAGCGCTGAGCAGGGAGGAGAACCGCAGCCTGCTGGCAGTGTGCTGCCAGGCTGTCctgtcctctccttccttcctcttaaATGGGGAAAACATCTGTGAAGCTCCTGCTAGAACAGCTGCAGAGTGGTGA